From the Accumulibacter sp. genome, one window contains:
- the rpsG gene encoding 30S ribosomal protein S7 — MPRRREVPKRDILPDPKYGNVDVSKFVNTIMKSGKKSVAERIVYGAFDQVVSKSGKDPLEVFSAALGNIKPLVEVKSRRVGGANYQVPVEVRPSRRMALAMRWLRDYARRRSEKSMGQRLAAEMLEAAESRGAAVKKRDEVHRMAEANKAFAHFRF; from the coding sequence ATGCCCCGTCGTCGTGAAGTGCCCAAGCGCGATATCCTGCCGGATCCGAAATACGGCAATGTCGATGTATCGAAGTTCGTCAATACGATCATGAAGAGCGGCAAGAAATCGGTCGCCGAGCGTATCGTCTATGGTGCCTTTGACCAGGTCGTCAGCAAGAGCGGCAAGGATCCCCTGGAGGTTTTCAGCGCGGCTCTCGGCAACATCAAGCCTCTGGTCGAAGTCAAGAGCCGGCGCGTCGGCGGCGCCAATTATCAGGTCCCGGTCGAGGTCCGCCCCAGCCGCCGGATGGCGCTCGCCATGCGCTGGCTGCGCGACTATGCCCGCAGGCGCTCCGAAAAGTCGATGGGGCAGCGTCTTGCCGCCGAGATGCTCGAGGCTGCGGAAAGCCGCGGCGCAGCCGTGAAGAAGCGCGACGAGGTGCATCGCATGGCCGAGGCCAACAAGGCCTTTGCGCATTTCCGTTTCTGA